One window of the Salvia splendens isolate huo1 chromosome 1, SspV2, whole genome shotgun sequence genome contains the following:
- the LOC121757114 gene encoding uncharacterized protein LOC121757114 isoform X4 — translation MRFLAMLAGPFYPILRIASERENARLAPNFSDHEASKTNMSSTALTVSSNFEPRRSRTTLSASLPISMHLVFRADAVLLLLRKAYKDLDLGNVCRTVSRILLKFMEPMLMHELSASGLASEITSSVHDETPKSDHRDPISLPDYSKLLGEEFQIPFDSWDLTCLNVLDSAAVEEGLVHVLYASTSQPSHCSKLAENTSDLWLALPLIQALLPALRPNSSSPYQIDDKFSLWKQPFVQNALSQIVATSSSAIYCPLLRACAGYLASFSPSHAKAACVLIDLCCGVLAPWTAQVIAKVDLTIELLEDLLCVIQGTHVSFSRARAALKYIVLMLSGNMDDIMAKYKEAKYQLLFLVEMLEPYLDPSLTPLKGMIAFGNVSSIFSENQEKNCATAINVIRTAVRKSAVLPSLEAEWRRVSVAPSVLLSVLDSQMQLPPDIDNRKFPSPGKVEPQSLASLPLSSHHGVISSRSNSQETTDTKVDITDITGKVDVLEDVNLLFAPPELNRMSLIHIPSSTDKNISYSNHLNVSLEVNNASLKNSVNQFRNDADQGIEFSNLLADYSQLTNYRGCELRASEFRRLALNLISQKKFTQESHDVAIDALLLAAECYINPYFMVYLKDNLSSVSNIYHGNSNNHGAADMEKFFGQKDNDLKLVADIERRRDRVVLEILIEAADLDRKYRKVASEGETLGLSVEGGEDAVNLFQQDNLSADAITLVRQNQALLCDFLIHHLQIDSHQEQHPRQEILMWCLLFLLHSATRLFCAPEFVVDVILKFAKSFNMHLTSFCYQSLEGDPQLPNLKLHEVQRCWILLQNLVIGSSGNDERSVLPVNVRNGFRFSNLVPSLVWLQKVPAFSSSPFPIVRYFGWMAVARNSKQYLDDRLFLVSDFPELTYLLSIFSDDLSVVDNIADQKNMGKQIEKLSIHPDINCEDGSKGLGCEDRWQSFHVLYPVISKYFPNLKEDFIGFGETILEAVGLQMKFLSTYMVPDLMCWFSDLCLSPFVQSKNTQALSKDKPDYYKGFVAKNAKAVVLYILETIVVEHMEAMVPEIPRVVQVFVSLCQTSYCDVSFLESILHLLKPIIAYSLNKVPTGEDSLVDESCQNFESLCFSELFKFINSTGENLGASVEKGKCQALTIYVLASVFGNLSFQRKTELLQSALLWADFASSDGTNSLLDYICAYQVLMENCRDLLIATSKVWGIIPLQVSPDSDASISFVNGCPEFSSWFLNDICYSPSPTDVSGEHQDKPVADVSQKVCQLTLEEVKTLPKEIEAIISKLSPTLEQCWRLHNKLSKKLTSTCAECLIYSRCLWLIADRVSVSSGVEDLHPSKLFDDVQDIWRTSLEGLSKKILLLQDKHCWEVASLLLDSLLGVPQHFCLDNVISDVCLAVKNFSNSAPNISWRILTDKLIQLLLARGIYKVCQNEVPLVDLFCAMLVHPEPEQRYIALKHLGRLVGKDIDGGKLILSSTIESVIATPVSPISANEQILSSLVAATWDNVALMASSDTSLLLRTNATALLINFIPFSARSKLQSFLASADNILQCLTALSQPTRYGPLTQFSLALIASVFLYCPSEDISLIPESIWRSIEALGMSKIDRYCTSLEKKACEALCSLKSDGEQAKQVLREVLSSTPPKQQLPDFLTTRDSILMVIGNLTSTKSYLDFFSKDAEQRLMELEEAQMEMEFLQKEHPLPDSTFKLKDWRQLPFMSTYSKDDLRLQQIKEGIKSIEKAKLREEIVARRQQKLLLRRARQQFLEEATLREAELIQKLDRERAEEVEKELERQQLLELERAKTRELRNNLEMEKEKQAQRDLQRELEQVESGVRPSRREFSSSSQTSRTRDRYREREASRDGGEGSLRASSRGADATTTALPGRGSFSGQLPINLQSRERTDECGSSYEENFDGSKDSGDTGSVGDPDMEGQPISFGSSQRHGSRGSKSRQIIDRKERDGRREGKWERKH, via the exons ATGCGTTTTCTGGCTATGCTTGCCGGTCCATTTTATCCTATCCTTCGGATTGCAAGCGAAAG AGAGAATGCAAGGCTGGCTCCTAATTTTTCTGACCATGAAGCTTCTAAGACCAATATGTCGTCTACTGCCCTGACGGTTTCCTCAAACTTTGAG CCAAGGAGATCAAGGACTACATTGTCTGCTTCCCTACCTATATCTATGCACTTGGTTTTCCGTGCTGATGCAGTCCTTTTACTACTCAGAAAGGCTTATAAAGATTTGGACCTGGGGAATGTCTGCAGGACG GTATCAAGAATTCTTTTGAAGTTTATGGAGCCTATGCTGATGCACGAATTATCTGCTTCTGGTCTAGCTTCGGAGATTACATCTTCTGTACATGATGAGACTCCTAAATCTGATCATCGTGATCCTATTTCATTACCTGATTACTCGAAATTGTTGGGGGAGGAATTTCAAATTCCATTTGATTCTTGGGACCTCACATGCCTAAACGTGTTAGATTCTGCAGCTGTTGAAGAAGGACTAGTGCATGTTCTTTATGCTTCCACTTCCCAG CCATCACATTGTAGTAAGCTTGCTGAAAATACTTCAGATCTTTGGCTGGCATTACCACTAATTCAAGCCTTGCTTCCAG CACTTCGACCTAATTCAAGCAGTCCTTATCAGATTGATGACAAGTTCTCTCTTTGGAAACAACCATTTGTACAAAATGCACTTTCTCAG ATTGTGGCAACTTCATCTTCAGCGATCTACTGTCCTTTACTTCGGGCTTGTGCTGGCTATTTAGCATCTTTCTCACCATCACAT GCTAAAGCAGCGTGTGTTCTTATTGATCTGTGCTGTGGTGTGTTGGCACCATGGACTGCTCAAGTGATTGCAAAG GTGGACTTGACCATTGAGCTCTTGGAGGACCTTCTGTGTGTGATCCAG GGCACTCATGTTTCATTCTCCCGTGCACGTGCTGCCCTCAAGTATATTGTCCTGATGCTATCTGGAAACATGGATGATATTATGGCAAAATATAAG GAGGCTAAGTACCAGTTACTTTTCTTGGTGGAGATGCTCGAACCTTATCTGGATCCTTCCTTAACCCCCTTGAAGGGCATGATAGCCTTTGGAAATGTATCTTCCATTTTTAGTGAAAATCAAGAAAAGAATTGTGCTACTGCAATAAATGTCATTCGCACAGCGGTAAGGAAGTCTGCGGTACTTCCGTCTCTTGAGGCTGAATGGAGACGTGTATCTGTTGCTCCTAG TGTACTTCTATCAGTTTTGGATTCTCAGATGCAGTTACCTCCTGATATTGACAATCGCAAGTTCCCTTCTCCTGGGAAGGTGGAACCACAGTCATTAGCTTCTCTACCTCTTTCTTCTCATCATGGGGTAATCTCTTCTCGGTCAAATAGCCAAGAGACTACTGATACAAAGGTTGATATTACTGACATTACCGGGAAAGTGGATGTATTGGAGGATGTCAACCTTCTCTTTGCTCCACCAGAACTGAATAGAATGTCTCTCATTCATATTCCATCCAGCACagacaaaaatatttcatattctaACCATCTGAATGTAAGTTTAGAGGTCAACAACGCCAGTCTTAAAAATTCAGTCAACCAGTTTCGAAATGATGCTGACCAGGGTATTGAATTCAGTAATTTGCTGGCTGATTATTCACAACTCACAAATTATAGAGGTTGTGAGCTAAGGGCCTCTGAGTTTAGGCGTTTAGCTCTGAACTTGATCTCCCAGAAAAAGTTTACTCAGGAGAGTCATGACGTTGCCATAGATGCTTTGCTTCTTGCTGCAGAATGTTATATAAATCCCTACTTTATGGTCTATCTCAAGGACAATTTATCCAGTGTGAGCAATATCTACCATGGAAATTCTAATAATCACGGAGCAGCAGATATGGAGAAATTTTTTGGACAAAAAGATAATGATTTGAAGCTTGTTGCAGATATTGAAAGGAGAAGGGACCGAGTTGTTCTTGAAATCCTGATTGAGGCAGCTGACTTAGACAGGAAGTACCGCAAAGTGGCATCAGAGGGCGAAACTTTGGGATTGTCTGTTGAAGGGGGCGAGGATGCTGTTAATTTGTTCCAGCAGGATAATCTCTCAGCAGATGCGATTACCTTGGTTAGGCAGAATCAAGCACTACTCTGCGATTTCTTGATACACCATTTGCAGATAGACTCACATCAGGAGCAGCATCCAAGGCAGGAGATTCTAATGTGGTGCCTTCTTTTTCTGTTGCATTCTGCAACTAGATTATTCTGTGCGCCTGAGTTTGTGGTTGATGTGATATTAAAGTTTGCTAAATCCTTCAACATGCATTTGACATCCTTTTGTTACCAATCATTGGAAGGCGACCCACAGTTACCCAATTTAAAGCTGCATGAGGTGCAACGCTGCTGGATTCTTCTTCAAAACTTGGTCATTGGTTCAAGTGGCAATGATGAAAGATCTGTACTACCAGTTAATGTCAGAAATGGTTTTCGGTTCTCGAATCTTGTTCCTAGTTTGGTCTGGCTGCAGAAAGTACCGgccttttcttcttctcctttccCGATTGTTAGGTATTTTGGATGGATGGCAGTTGCGCGCAATTCCAAGCAATATCTTGATGACCGTCTCTTCCTAGTTTCTGATTTTCCAGAGTTAACATATCTTTTATCCATATTCTCGGATGACCTCTCTGTAGTTGATAACATCGCTGATCAGAAAAATATGGGCAAGCAGATTGAGAAATTGAGTATTCACCCAGATATAAATTGTGAGGATGGAAGCAAGGGTCTAGGATGTGAAGATAGATGGCAATCTTTTCATGTCTTGTATCCTGTTATCAGCAAATATTTTCCTAATTTGAAGGAAGACTTTATAGGTTTTGGTGAAACTATTTTGGAGGCAGTTGGCCTGCAAATGAAATTTCTTTCTACCTATATGGTGCCAGATCTAATGTGTTGGTTTTCTGATTTATGCTTAAGTCCCTTTGTGCAGAGTAAGAATACCCAGGCCTTATCCAAAGACAAGCCTGATTATTACAAAGGTTTTGTTGCCAAGAATGCAAAAGCTGTCGTCCTTTACATTCTTGAAACCATTGTAGTTGAGCATATGGAAGCAATGGTTCCAGAGATACCGAGAGTGGTGCAAGTGTTTGTATCCCTTTGTCAGACATCATACTGCGACGTATCGTTTCTTGAATCGATATTGCATTTGTTAAAGCCCATTATAGCATACTCCCTTAATAAGGTGCCTACCGGGGAAGATTCATTAGTAGATGAATCATGTCAGAATTTTGAATCTTTATGCTTCAGTGAGCTCTTTAAATTTATAAACTCTACTGGCGAGAATCTAGGCGCTTCTGtggaaaaaggaaaatgccAGGCACTAACAATATATGTTCTAGCTTCTGTTTTTGGTAATTTGTCCTTCCAGAGGAAAACAGAACTCTTACAGTCCGCCCTGTTATGGGCCGATTTTGCCTCATCTGATGGAACAAATTCTTTGCTTGATTATATTTGCGCATATCAGGTTCTCATGGAGAACTGCAGAGACCTACTAATTGCTACTTCTAAAGTCTGGGGTATTATTCCACTTCAAGTTTCTCCAGATTCCGATGCTAGCATTAGCTTTGTTAATGGTTGTCCTGAGTTCTCCTCCTGGTTTCTCAATGATATATGCTATTCCCCCTCTCCTACTGATGTATCTGGAGAGCATCAAGATAAACCAGTTGCTGATGTCAGTCAAAAGGTTTGTCAATTGACTTTGGAAGAAGTAAAGACATTACCAAAAGAAATAGAGGCCATTATTTCGAAACTCAGTCCGACCTTGGAACAGTGCTGGAGACTACATAATAAACTGTCCAAGAAACTGACCTCCACATGTGCTGAGTGTTTGATATACTCAAGGTGCTTATGGTTGATTGCTGATAGAGTTTCTGTCTCTTCAGGAGTAGAGGATCTCCATCCAAGCAAACTTTTTGATGATGTGCAAGATATTTGGAGGACAAGTCTTGAAGGACTATCTAAAAAGATCTTACTGCTTCAGGATAAGCATTGTTGGGAGGTTGCATCTCTGTTACTCGACTCTCTCCTGGGAGTGCCCCAGCACTTTTGTTTGGATAATGTGATAAGTGACGTATGCTTAGCGGTTAAGAATTTTTCTAATAGTGCTCCAAACATCTCTTGGAGAATATTAACTGACAAGCTGATACAATTGTTGTTAGCAAGAGGTATCTATAAGGTCTGTCAGAATGAAGTTCCACTGGTTGATCTTTTCTGTGCCATGCTTGTGCATCCTGAGCCGGAACAACGATATATTGCACTAAAACACTTGGGCAGACTTGTGGGCAAGGATATTGACGGTGGAAAGTTAATTCTATCGTCAACGATCGAGTCTGTTATAGCTACACCTGTTTCGCCCATTTCTGCTAATGAGCAGATTTTATCTTCTTTAGTTGCAGCCACATGGGACAACGTAGCCTTGATGGCATCTTCTGATACATCACTGCTCCTGAGAACAAATGCAACTGCGCTTCTTATCAACTTCATACCATTTTCTGCGAGGTCTAAACTGCAATCGTTTCTTGCATCTGCTGACAACATTCTTCAGTGTTTGACAGCTCTTTCACAACCAACACGTTATGGCCCACTTACACAATTCTCTTTGGCGCTCATAGCCAGTGTTTTTCTTTATTGTCCATCTGAAGATATTTCACTGATTCCAGAAAGTATTTGGAGAAGTATTGAAGCTCTTGGAATGTCTAAAATTG ATAGGTATTGCACCAGCCTAGAGAAAAAGGCTTGTGAAGCACTATGCAGTCTTAAAAGCGACGGGGAACAGGCTAAACAG gtcttgagggaagtgcTTTCTTCAACTCCTCCAAAGCAGCAACTTCCTGATTTTTTAACAACCCGCGATTCCATTCTTATG GTTATTGGCAATTTAACCTCTACCAAATCATACTTGGACTTCTTCTCAAAGGATGCTGAACAGAGGCTCATG GAGCTGGAAGAAGCTCAAATGGAAATGGAATTTCTGCAAAAGGAGCACCCACTACCTGATTCAACCTTCAAACTCAAAGATTGGCGCCAATTACCATTTATGTCCA CCTATTCAAAGGATGATCTTCGATTGCAACAAATTAAAGAAGGAATTAAATCTAT AGAAAAGGCAAAACTCAGGGAAGAAATAGTCGCTCGCAGGCAACAAAAGCTTCTTTTGAGGCGTGCCCGTCAACAATTTTTAGAAGAGGCAACTTTACGAGAAGCAGAACTCATTCAGAAGCTTGATAG AGAGAGAGCAGAAGAGGTAGAAAAGGAGCTCGAGCGACAGCAGTTGCTTGAACTTGAACGAGCAAAAACTAGAGAATTACGGAACAATCTTGAAATGGAGAAAGAAAAGCAGGCTCAG agaGATCTCCAGCGGGAACTTGAGCAAGTTGAATCTGGAGTCCGACCTTCTAGACGAGAATTTTCATCTTCCAGTCAAACTAG TAGAACACGGGATAGGTACCGTGAAAGAGAAGCAAGCAGGGATGGGGGCGAAGGTAGCTTAAGAGCAAGTAGTCGTGGTGCTGATGCTACCACAACAGCTCTACCTGGCAGGGGCTCATTCTCGGGACAACTTCCCATCAATCTGCAATCGCGTGAAAGAACAGATGAATGTGGCAGCAGTTATGAAGAAAATTTTGATGGAAGCAAGGATTCAGGTGATACAGGTAGTGTTGGGGATCCAGACATGGAGGGGCAGCCCATTAGTTTTGGATCTAGTCAGAGGCATGGATCCAGGGGCAGCAAATCGCGCCAGATAATTGACAGGAAAGAACGCGATGGTAGACGTGAAGGAAAATGGGAGCGAAAACACTAG